In the Topomyia yanbarensis strain Yona2022 chromosome 3, ASM3024719v1, whole genome shotgun sequence genome, one interval contains:
- the LOC131688927 gene encoding sodium-dependent nutrient amino acid transporter 1-like, whose product MENEAYVSDDGKRCRVEGITVTCVVIDRENGTIANGGSNHLSNAAPTPPQVTVREKWGKNVEFLLSCVALSVGFGNVWRFPYTAFNNGGGAFVIPYLIVLLIIGRPVYYLEMVMGQFSNRGCVKVYDLAPAMRGIGVGQTVAIFSVITYYAAVLAITFRYLVASFSTQLPWSKCEPQWEDCVDSSYIGMINAGNRTNVQTSAELFFRNSVLHKADSLDDGIGLPDWELVICLIVSWACIIAILIRGIKSSGKFSYFLAIFPYVIIFILLIRSVTLPGAWNGIKYFFTPDWNKLLTIEVWYEAVTQCFFSLTICFGGLIVYSSFNNFHNDIYRHAVIITWLDTFTSLISGCIVFAIIGHLAHVTEQPDIRKVVKSGPGLTFETYPDAIAKFDFLPQLFSILFFFMLFLLGIGTLIGIVTSVITAIHDQNPHWKRWKVVLVVSFVGFCIGLVYLTPGGLFILDLVDYYGATFVTLTLAVFELLTFGWIYGVDRVCKDIEFMLEKRTGLFWRICWGVVTPIVVLVILLFSIVNYVPKDLPSGYNAFGWCLYTVAVLQLPVWGIYAWYKESATNSIQKVRNILNPMSGWGPEDAAIRSKYNTFMSEHEAASSVENFTVAKYIRRKLLE is encoded by the exons AACGGAACCATTGCCAACGGCGGATCCAACCATCTCAGTAATGCTGCTCCCACACCACCCCAAGTCACCGTGCGAGAAAAATGGGGCAAAAACGTCGAGTTCCTGCTGTCCTGCGTAGCCCTGTCGGTCGGGTTCGGCAACGTCTGGCGATTCCCGTACACGGCCTTCAACAACGGTGGTGGCGCATTTGTGATACCCTACCTGATAGTGCTGCTAATTATAGGCCGACCCGTGTACTACCTAGAGATGGTGATGGGTCAATTTTCGAACCGAGGTTGCGTAAAAGTTTACGATCTGGCCCCGGCAATGCGGGGCATCGGTGTCGGTCAAACCGTTGCGATCTTCAGCGTGATCACGTACTACGCAGCGGTGCTGGCGATCACTTTCCGCTACCTGGTGGCATCGTTCAGCACGCAATTACCGTGGAGCAAGTGCGAACCTCAGTGGGAAGACTGCGTTGATTCCAGCTATATTGGAATGATCAACGCGGGAAACAGGACTAATGTTCAAACCTCTGCCGAGTTGTTTTTCAG AAATTCAGTATTACACAAAGCGGATTCCCTAGATGATGGAATCGGACTTCCGGATTGGGAGCTGGTCATATGCCTGATCGTGTCCTGGGCTTGTATTATTGCAATTCTTATACGAG GAATCAAAAGTTCAGGGAAGTTTTCCTACTTCCTCGCCATATTCCCCTACGTCATCATATTCATTCTACTGATCAGGTCGGTGACCTTACCGGGAGCTTGGAACGGTATCAAGTACTTTTTCACGCCCGACTGGAATAAGCTGCTGACCATCGAGGTTTGGTACGAAGCTGTTACGCAGTGCTTCTTTTCTTTAACTATCTGCTTCGGAGGGCTGATTGTCTACTCGTCTTTCAATAACTTCCATAACGATATTTACCG TCACGCCGTAATCATCACCTGGCTGGACACCTTTACCTCGCTGATTTCCGGTTGCATCGTATTTGCCATCATCGGGCACCTGGCACACGTAACCGAACAGCCAGACATACGGAAGGTGGTCAAAAGTGGTCCCGGATTGACGTTTGAGACGTACCCGGATGCGATCGCCAAGTTTGACTTCCTGCCCCAGCTGTTTTCGATTCTGTTCTTCTTCATGTTGTTCCTGCTGGGAATTGGAACACTGATCGGAATCGTCACGTCCGTGATCACCGCCATTCACGACCAGAACCCACACTGGAAACGGTGGAAGGTGGTTCTGGTGGTGTCGTTTGTCGGTTTCTGCATTGGATTAGTGTACCTTACCCCTGGTGGACTGTTCATTCTGGATTTGGTGGATTACTATGGCGCCACTTTCGTGACGCTTACGTTGGCCGTTTTCGAACTGTTGACATTCGGATGGATCTACGGAGTTGACCGAGTTTGCAAGGATATTGAGTTCATGTTGGAGAAGAGAACCGGCTTGTTCTGGCGAATTTGTTGGGGTGTTGTCACACCAATTGTAGTGCTGGTCATTCTGCTGTTCAGTATTGTGAATTACGTACCGAAGGATTTGCCTTCGGGTTATAACG CATTCGGATGGTGTCTCTACACGGTAGCCGTCCTGCAATTACCCGTCTGGGGAATCTATGCATGGTACAAAGAGTCTGCTACCAACTCCATCCAGAAGGTAAGGAATATTTTAAATCCAATGAGTGGCTGGGGTCCCGAGGATGCCGCCATCCGATCCAAGTACAACACGTTCATGAGTGAACACGAAGCTGCCTCCTCGGTAGAGAATTTCACTGTAGCCAAATACATTCGGAGGAAACTGTTAGAGTAG